One part of the Arthrobacter tumbae genome encodes these proteins:
- a CDS encoding DUF5998 family protein: MTPSLSAERRDLDASLERAGFYPRLVADVVHDALDGREPLSHVVHLETHFERTEIRRHITVLVLTEDMLVITHVDDQQLDDAGEQVTAQVSTESVPVSQIRSVVLSYLYSQPQNYKPSDPARELTLGIAWSGGQRLDMGPASCGDPQCDADHGYTGTIAQEDIVLRVSAEADGLQAVQSAKSFARELRTVSTANPTVSGVVVNQPGANRRQPGLATRFSRAHHGR, translated from the coding sequence ATGACTCCATCGCTGTCGGCTGAACGCCGCGACCTGGATGCCTCCCTCGAACGAGCGGGCTTCTACCCGCGGCTGGTGGCCGACGTCGTTCATGATGCCCTGGACGGCAGGGAACCGCTCTCGCATGTGGTTCATCTGGAGACCCACTTCGAGCGGACCGAGATCCGCCGGCACATCACCGTTCTGGTCCTGACCGAGGACATGCTGGTGATTACCCACGTTGATGACCAGCAGCTGGACGACGCCGGTGAACAGGTGACGGCGCAGGTGTCCACCGAGTCGGTGCCGGTCAGCCAGATCCGGTCAGTGGTTCTCAGCTACCTGTATTCCCAGCCCCAGAACTACAAGCCCTCCGACCCGGCCCGGGAGCTCACCCTCGGAATCGCCTGGTCCGGCGGCCAGCGGCTCGACATGGGACCGGCCAGCTGTGGTGATCCGCAATGCGATGCTGACCACGGGTACACCGGGACCATCGCCCAGGAGGACATTGTGTTGCGGGTCAGCGCGGAAGCGGACGGCCTGCAGGCTGTGCAGAGTGCCAAGTCCTTCGCCCGCGAACTGCGCACGGTGAGCACTGCAAATCCAACCGTCTCCGGCGTCGTCGTGAACCAGCCGGGCGCCAACCGGAGGCAACCCGGGCTGGCCACCCGTTTCAGCCGCGCCCACCACGGGCGGTAA
- a CDS encoding alkaline phosphatase family protein codes for MTTPPLHTEPLPAAPAYGRSTVAEVFTSSAAALGLPGFSNPLDLPAARRVCVVLVDGLGAALLRKRSGHAPFLRQFLDSSRKLGSVFPSTTAAALASLGTGLAPGQHGLVGYDVLDPGQGKVVNMLGGWDAAVQPGRWQPHPTVFERVAGDVPVTSVGLARFDGSGLTRAALRGGTYVAGGTPEARVQAVCKALGANDQALVYLYLNELDKTGHRSGCASPDWGDRLEDLDRTMRSLAAKVPPHTLLLLTADHGMVDVAPAQHVDFAADPSLVDGVAHTGGEPRMVHLYTEPDLPDAGRQRLVDSWRKVHGAHAWILPREEAITAGLFGTVSPEVEPRIGDVLVAAREPVAFYDTRRVPASALEVIGQHGSLTRAEREVPLLTLVKPGPGPARIVGR; via the coding sequence GTGACGACCCCACCGCTCCACACGGAGCCTCTTCCAGCCGCGCCCGCCTACGGCCGTTCAACCGTTGCCGAGGTTTTCACCAGTTCGGCTGCAGCTCTCGGACTACCCGGATTTTCCAACCCCCTGGATCTGCCGGCTGCGCGCAGGGTATGCGTGGTGCTGGTGGACGGACTTGGCGCGGCGCTACTGCGTAAGCGCTCCGGCCATGCACCTTTCCTGCGGCAGTTCCTCGACTCGTCGCGCAAGCTCGGGTCCGTCTTCCCAAGTACGACGGCGGCCGCGCTGGCCTCACTCGGCACCGGATTGGCTCCGGGGCAGCACGGCCTGGTGGGCTACGACGTGCTGGACCCTGGACAGGGCAAGGTGGTGAATATGCTCGGCGGCTGGGATGCCGCAGTGCAACCCGGACGCTGGCAGCCCCATCCCACGGTGTTCGAGCGTGTAGCTGGCGATGTACCCGTGACGAGCGTAGGGCTCGCACGTTTCGACGGATCGGGACTGACCCGGGCAGCACTGCGCGGCGGCACCTACGTGGCTGGAGGCACCCCGGAGGCACGCGTACAGGCGGTGTGTAAGGCGCTGGGTGCGAATGATCAAGCGCTCGTCTATCTCTATCTGAACGAGCTCGATAAGACCGGACACCGCTCAGGGTGTGCCTCGCCGGACTGGGGCGACCGGCTGGAAGACCTGGACCGGACCATGCGGTCCCTCGCCGCCAAGGTCCCGCCCCACACCCTGCTTCTGCTGACTGCCGACCACGGCATGGTGGATGTCGCCCCCGCCCAGCACGTCGACTTCGCGGCTGATCCCTCTCTCGTCGACGGCGTCGCACACACGGGAGGGGAGCCCCGCATGGTTCACCTCTATACCGAGCCGGACCTGCCCGACGCCGGCAGGCAGCGCCTGGTGGACTCCTGGCGGAAGGTACACGGTGCGCACGCGTGGATCCTTCCGAGGGAAGAGGCGATCACCGCAGGATTGTTCGGGACAGTCTCGCCGGAGGTCGAGCCGCGGATCGGGGACGTCCTGGTCGCAGCCCGGGAACCGGTAGCGTTCTATGACACCCGAAGGGTGCCGGCCTCAGCTCTTGAGGTCATTGGCCAGCACGGCTCGCTTACGCGTGCCGAGCGTGAGGTGCCGTTGCTTACCCTGGTGAAACCGGGGCCGGGACCGGCGCGGATAGTCGGTCGCTGA
- a CDS encoding thymidine kinase, translating to MAELIFFSGTMDCGKSTLALQMDHNHSARGRAGLLFSSHDRAGESVISSRLGLMTQAIEVRPDTDFWEELVRRRTHGTRVNYLICDEAQFYTPAQIEQLARIVDDMAIDVFAFGITSDFRTQLFPGSRRLIELADRTQVLQVEALCWCGRRATHNARTVDGVMVVEGEQMVVGDVEPSTAESDPGQPRLTGGGLDELDLPAGPVIGYETLCRRHHMRRVTAHTARTHAGSDVPLPFDPAAARL from the coding sequence ATGGCTGAACTCATTTTCTTCTCCGGGACCATGGATTGCGGCAAGTCCACCCTTGCCCTGCAGATGGATCACAACCACAGCGCCCGCGGACGCGCCGGACTGCTCTTCAGTTCTCACGACCGTGCGGGGGAGTCCGTCATCTCGAGTCGGTTGGGACTCATGACCCAGGCGATCGAAGTTCGTCCGGACACCGATTTCTGGGAGGAGCTGGTCCGGCGGCGCACCCACGGAACGCGCGTCAATTACCTCATCTGCGACGAAGCACAGTTCTATACGCCCGCGCAGATCGAGCAGCTTGCGCGCATTGTCGACGACATGGCCATCGACGTTTTCGCCTTTGGAATCACTTCCGACTTCCGCACCCAGCTGTTTCCAGGATCCCGGCGGCTGATTGAACTGGCCGACAGAACCCAGGTGCTTCAGGTGGAGGCGTTGTGCTGGTGCGGGCGCCGGGCCACGCACAACGCGCGCACGGTGGACGGCGTCATGGTCGTTGAGGGTGAACAGATGGTGGTCGGAGATGTTGAGCCGTCTACCGCCGAGAGCGATCCCGGACAGCCCCGGCTGACAGGCGGAGGTCTCGATGAACTCGACCTGCCGGCCGGTCCGGTGATCGGGTACGAGACACTCTGCCGGCGGCACCATATGCGCCGGGTGACCGCGCATACGGCGCGTACGCATGCCGGCAGCGACGTGCCGCTGCCGTTCGATCCGGCGGCCGCGCGGCTCTGA
- the sepH gene encoding septation protein SepH, with amino-acid sequence MQELRLVGVDEGGGHLLLSGEGGASFRLPVNEALRMASSRPSTRPAARQEPSAGSENPGGAVKRPSLAPRDIQARIRAGATAQDIVDETGVELQHVLRYEGPVRAERDYMAHLAQRVEVASPLPSNDGYRSAFGENPAQLEDMVRFRLRAFGVDPDTAQWDAWRKPDGLWAVVVTFELPTGSSASVGEEPPAQWTFNPSRRTVLNANRWAQVLSELEPLDGPLPSRKLSAVADRVFDFETDAAVDTPDDDQSDDSDELLEVLRTRRGQRLGVDEDGDDALALMLAKGHIPAAHPRQGQEDAEDSLTTDPRPFPGLSLAPSIFEGEDSEETYDDGTPRLFEGVSTETREISVIARPQRNTRDTRDTEEASVPRSESRRSDSPRAAGSPDRAPEAGPDDAAARAADHSADRKMKPRRSSVPSWDEIVFGTKGD; translated from the coding sequence ATGCAGGAGCTACGGCTGGTAGGCGTGGATGAGGGCGGAGGTCATCTGCTGCTGAGCGGTGAGGGCGGGGCTTCGTTCCGCCTGCCCGTGAACGAGGCGCTGCGGATGGCGAGTTCAAGGCCGTCCACACGTCCGGCGGCACGGCAGGAACCGTCCGCTGGTTCAGAGAATCCGGGCGGCGCAGTCAAGCGCCCGTCCCTTGCTCCCCGTGATATCCAGGCGAGGATCCGTGCCGGCGCGACCGCACAGGACATCGTTGACGAGACCGGTGTAGAGCTGCAGCATGTGTTGCGCTACGAAGGCCCGGTCCGCGCCGAACGTGACTACATGGCCCACCTGGCGCAACGAGTGGAAGTGGCCTCACCACTGCCGTCCAATGACGGTTACCGTTCCGCTTTCGGCGAGAATCCGGCCCAGCTCGAAGATATGGTGCGCTTCCGTCTCCGGGCCTTCGGAGTCGACCCTGACACGGCTCAATGGGACGCCTGGCGGAAGCCGGATGGTTTGTGGGCGGTCGTGGTCACGTTCGAGTTGCCCACGGGATCCTCCGCCTCCGTCGGTGAGGAGCCGCCGGCACAGTGGACATTCAACCCGTCCCGGCGGACGGTCCTCAACGCGAACCGCTGGGCCCAGGTCCTGAGCGAGCTTGAGCCGCTCGATGGCCCGCTGCCCTCCCGGAAGCTGAGCGCGGTCGCGGACAGGGTCTTCGATTTCGAAACCGATGCCGCGGTTGACACGCCCGACGACGACCAGTCGGACGATTCGGATGAGTTGCTCGAGGTGCTGCGGACACGCCGCGGCCAGCGGTTGGGTGTGGATGAGGACGGAGATGACGCGCTGGCACTCATGCTTGCCAAGGGACACATTCCCGCCGCTCACCCCCGTCAGGGACAGGAGGACGCCGAGGATTCCCTGACCACCGACCCGCGGCCCTTCCCGGGCCTGAGTCTGGCCCCCTCCATTTTTGAGGGCGAGGATTCTGAAGAAACGTACGACGACGGTACTCCCCGTCTGTTCGAAGGCGTCAGTACGGAAACCCGTGAGATCAGCGTGATCGCGAGGCCGCAGCGCAACACCCGTGACACCCGCGACACTGAGGAAGCTTCCGTTCCACGATCAGAGAGCAGGCGTTCGGACAGCCCGCGCGCGGCAGGGTCACCGGACCGGGCGCCGGAAGCAGGACCGGATGATGCAGCGGCCAGAGCCGCGGATCATTCCGCTGACCGGAAGATGAAGCCGCGGCGCTCCAGCGTGCCGAGCTGGGACGAGATCGTGTTCGGCACCAAGGGCGACTGA
- a CDS encoding DUF4193 domain-containing protein — protein MATDYDAPRKTDDELSEDSIEELKSRRTDKQSAVVDEDETDAAEGFELPGADLSGEELLVRVLPAQADEFTCASCFLVRHRSQIAKEKGGLAYCRDCEG, from the coding sequence ATGGCGACTGACTACGATGCGCCGCGGAAGACCGACGACGAACTCAGCGAAGACTCGATTGAAGAGCTGAAGTCCCGCCGCACGGACAAGCAGTCTGCGGTGGTCGACGAGGATGAGACCGATGCTGCGGAAGGTTTCGAACTTCCGGGCGCTGATCTCTCCGGCGAAGAACTGCTCGTGCGCGTGCTTCCCGCCCAGGCCGATGAATTCACGTGTGCCTCCTGCTTCCTGGTGCGTCACCGCTCCCAGATTGCGAAGGAAAAGGGTGGGCTGGCCTACTGCAGGGACTGTGAAGGCTGA
- a CDS encoding DUF3093 domain-containing protein, with protein sequence MPTGSAGESVLYEEKLWPAPWIWMVVAGAAVASVFTFIPISIEAGIIAAVVVAAVLTTLLVLSTPRIRVTPAELQVGKAQIERRYLGDVTAFTGADATAQRGTELHGRAYLCIRGWISPVVRITIDDAEDPTPYWLTSTRRPEQLKAALTAPTEYEAGA encoded by the coding sequence ATGCCTACAGGATCCGCCGGTGAATCGGTTCTATACGAAGAGAAATTGTGGCCGGCACCGTGGATCTGGATGGTGGTGGCAGGCGCGGCTGTCGCCTCAGTGTTCACGTTCATACCGATCAGCATCGAGGCGGGCATCATCGCCGCCGTCGTTGTTGCTGCCGTCCTGACCACCCTGCTGGTACTCTCCACGCCGCGTATTCGGGTAACCCCTGCGGAACTCCAGGTCGGCAAGGCACAGATCGAGCGCAGGTATCTCGGAGACGTCACGGCCTTCACCGGCGCCGACGCCACCGCCCAGCGCGGAACCGAGCTTCACGGGAGGGCATACCTGTGCATCCGCGGGTGGATCTCGCCCGTTGTCAGGATCACAATCGACGACGCCGAAGACCCCACACCATACTGGTTAACGTCGACGAGGCGGCCGGAGCAGCTGAAAGCCGCCCTGACCGCCCCGACGGAGTATGAAGCGGGCGCTTGA
- the dut gene encoding dUTP diphosphatase — protein sequence MLDTAEALSVQIKMLDDGLEPPAYAHPGDAGADLCTRIDFDLQPGERALIPTGVCLALPDGYAGFVHPRSGLAARHGITVVNAPGTVDAGYRGEIAVTLLNTDASTPLTFRRGDRIAQLVIQKVAQATFVTVEELPDSARGAGGFGSTGGFAPIADAAL from the coding sequence ATGCTTGATACCGCGGAAGCTCTGTCCGTGCAGATCAAAATGCTCGACGACGGACTCGAGCCCCCTGCCTACGCACACCCCGGCGACGCCGGCGCCGACCTTTGCACCAGGATTGACTTTGATCTCCAGCCCGGCGAGCGCGCACTCATCCCTACCGGCGTCTGTCTCGCGCTGCCGGACGGGTACGCAGGCTTCGTCCACCCCCGGTCGGGGCTGGCTGCACGGCATGGGATCACAGTTGTCAACGCCCCTGGCACGGTCGACGCCGGTTATCGCGGAGAAATTGCCGTGACGCTGCTCAACACGGATGCGTCCACGCCGTTGACCTTCCGCAGGGGAGACCGCATCGCCCAGCTGGTCATCCAGAAAGTGGCGCAGGCTACGTTCGTCACTGTGGAGGAGCTGCCGGACTCCGCACGCGGAGCCGGCGGTTTCGGATCCACGGGCGGATTCGCTCCCATCGCAGACGCCGCACTCTGA
- a CDS encoding DUF3710 domain-containing protein: protein MIFGRRKKSQHSSEASDTAQDTVSSSPDETAEVREEPVDTHAPAQGEPMAGRSATGPFDESEKDTPAGYIDLGALRIAATENLQLRLEVEERTKRVIAVTLDINGSNLQLQAFAAPRSEGLWDEIREQIAASVGSQGGTVSERQGEFGTELIAKLPAQTPDGRAGFRVARFVGVDGPRWFLRGVFGGPAAMDPAIAGPMEQLFRNVVVVRGDHPLPPRELLPLRLPKDAGAPKQPEQPEQPKATPDDPLRRGPEITHIG from the coding sequence ATGATTTTCGGGCGCCGCAAGAAAAGCCAGCATTCCAGCGAAGCATCAGACACAGCTCAAGACACAGTGTCGAGCTCCCCTGACGAGACCGCAGAGGTCCGCGAAGAACCCGTTGACACTCATGCTCCAGCCCAGGGTGAGCCGATGGCCGGACGTTCCGCAACAGGACCATTCGATGAGTCGGAGAAAGACACTCCGGCCGGGTACATAGACCTCGGGGCACTGCGCATCGCCGCTACCGAGAACCTTCAGCTCCGCCTCGAGGTCGAGGAACGGACCAAACGCGTGATCGCGGTGACGCTGGATATCAACGGTTCCAACCTGCAGCTCCAGGCCTTCGCCGCACCCCGGTCCGAGGGGCTTTGGGATGAGATCCGTGAACAGATTGCTGCGTCGGTAGGCTCGCAGGGCGGAACAGTGTCGGAACGGCAGGGCGAGTTCGGAACTGAGCTGATCGCCAAGCTCCCCGCGCAGACACCTGACGGCCGTGCCGGGTTCCGCGTCGCCAGGTTTGTGGGCGTGGACGGTCCGCGATGGTTCCTCCGGGGAGTGTTCGGCGGTCCGGCAGCCATGGATCCTGCCATCGCGGGGCCGATGGAGCAGCTCTTCCGCAACGTCGTGGTCGTTCGGGGAGATCATCCCCTGCCCCCGCGTGAACTGCTTCCGCTCAGGCTGCCGAAGGATGCCGGAGCCCCGAAGCAGCCAGAGCAGCCCGAGCAGCCGAAAGCGACACCGGATGACCCGCTTCGGCGGGGCCCCGAGATCACCCACATTGGCTGA
- a CDS encoding DUF3159 domain-containing protein, giving the protein MNQPAEDRTGGEASDNPGKHPGKPDSDSGVGSLAGQYAAKAGVRQTESGRIDVLQSIGGVRGLAESILPGLLFTVVFTILRDLQVSLIVALAVSAVFTIIRLLTKTPLTQALSGLIGVGICAFVANRTGNAEDFFLPGFFTNAAYIVGMVVSIAVKWPLAGLLFGFIRGEGTEWRRNESRIRAYSLATWLIIAVLALRLIVQVPLYLADNIAALGTARVAMGVPLYALGLWFAWLVSRPALVKKEHPPA; this is encoded by the coding sequence GTGAACCAGCCCGCTGAGGACCGCACCGGCGGCGAAGCGTCCGACAATCCCGGGAAACATCCCGGTAAGCCTGACTCCGACTCGGGCGTAGGGTCCCTTGCCGGCCAGTATGCGGCGAAAGCCGGAGTCCGTCAGACCGAGAGCGGGCGGATCGACGTTCTCCAGTCCATCGGGGGAGTGCGCGGTCTCGCGGAAAGCATCCTTCCGGGTCTGCTGTTCACGGTGGTCTTCACCATCCTGCGGGACCTGCAGGTCTCCCTCATCGTTGCCCTTGCCGTCTCGGCCGTTTTCACCATCATCCGGCTGCTGACCAAGACACCGCTCACCCAGGCTTTGTCCGGGCTGATCGGGGTAGGAATCTGTGCGTTCGTGGCCAACCGGACCGGTAACGCGGAAGACTTCTTCCTTCCCGGATTCTTCACGAACGCCGCGTATATCGTGGGCATGGTCGTTTCCATCGCGGTCAAGTGGCCGCTGGCCGGGCTGCTTTTCGGCTTCATTCGGGGAGAGGGCACCGAGTGGCGCAGGAACGAGTCAAGGATCCGCGCCTACTCGCTGGCCACCTGGCTGATCATCGCCGTGCTCGCGCTGCGGCTCATCGTGCAGGTACCGCTGTATCTCGCGGACAACATCGCGGCGCTCGGCACCGCACGCGTTGCCATGGGTGTCCCGCTTTATGCACTCGGGCTGTGGTTCGCCTGGCTCGTGTCGCGGCCGGCGCTCGTGAAGAAAGAGCATCCGCCGGCGTGA
- a CDS encoding potassium channel family protein — protein MKVVIAGAGSVGSSIARELLSNNHDILLIDEKPEVVGRSGLKGARWLIGDACELTTLKDARLDEADVVVSATGDDKVNLVVSLLAKSEFGVGRTVGRVNNPKNDWMFDDSWGVDVAVNTPRLMTALVEEAVEIGDLVRLLTLQTGVSAIVEFTVPQDSPLVGRTLGSIELPADCTAVAILRDDAPITPSPDDVVEAGDELFFVAAIAAEDALRTALRPAS, from the coding sequence ATGAAGGTTGTCATAGCCGGGGCGGGAAGTGTCGGGTCATCCATCGCGCGGGAGCTGCTGTCCAACAACCACGACATCCTGCTGATTGACGAGAAGCCGGAAGTGGTCGGCCGAAGCGGGCTGAAGGGCGCGCGCTGGCTGATCGGCGACGCCTGTGAACTCACCACACTGAAGGACGCCAGACTGGACGAGGCCGACGTCGTTGTCTCCGCAACGGGTGATGACAAGGTGAATCTGGTGGTGTCCCTGCTCGCGAAAAGCGAATTCGGGGTAGGACGCACCGTGGGCCGGGTCAACAACCCGAAGAACGACTGGATGTTCGATGACTCCTGGGGAGTGGACGTGGCGGTGAACACCCCCCGGCTGATGACGGCCCTGGTGGAGGAAGCCGTGGAGATCGGCGACCTGGTGCGGCTGCTGACGCTCCAGACCGGTGTCTCAGCCATTGTGGAGTTCACTGTTCCGCAGGATTCGCCGCTCGTTGGACGGACGCTCGGATCGATTGAACTTCCCGCCGACTGCACGGCGGTGGCGATCCTCCGAGACGATGCTCCCATCACGCCCAGCCCCGATGATGTGGTGGAGGCAGGCGATGAGCTGTTCTTTGTCGCTGCGATCGCCGCCGAAGACGCTCTGAGAACGGCTCTGCGGCCCGCTTCCTGA
- a CDS encoding potassium channel family protein, with protein MAHFVIMGCGRVGVSLAHTLDESGHSVAIIDQDDRAFRRLRGSFGGRKVTGVGFDRDTLKNADIENAYAFAAVSSGDNSNILATRVAREIFHVPHVVARIYDPGRAEIYQRLGIPTVAAVRWSADQVLRRILPEQSINGDFRESSGRLILGELALHDGWLGRSVRDIEAAAGVRVAYLTRFGEGMLPAAGTSYQEGDVVHAMMETVATDEVARVLSKPPREEQE; from the coding sequence GTGGCGCATTTCGTAATCATGGGCTGCGGCCGGGTGGGAGTCAGCCTTGCGCATACGCTCGACGAGTCCGGGCACAGCGTTGCGATCATCGATCAGGACGACCGCGCGTTCCGCAGGCTGAGGGGCTCATTCGGCGGCCGCAAGGTCACGGGCGTGGGATTCGACCGCGACACCCTGAAAAACGCCGACATTGAGAACGCCTACGCCTTCGCAGCCGTCTCCAGCGGAGACAATTCCAATATCCTTGCCACCCGTGTTGCCCGCGAGATCTTCCACGTGCCGCACGTCGTCGCCAGGATTTACGATCCCGGCCGGGCCGAGATTTATCAGCGGCTGGGCATACCCACCGTCGCGGCTGTCCGGTGGAGCGCCGACCAGGTCCTGCGCCGGATTCTTCCTGAACAGAGCATCAACGGCGACTTCCGCGAGTCCTCGGGCCGGCTGATCCTTGGTGAACTTGCCCTCCATGACGGTTGGCTCGGCCGGTCCGTCAGGGACATCGAAGCAGCGGCCGGGGTCCGTGTCGCTTATCTCACCCGGTTCGGCGAGGGAATGCTGCCGGCAGCCGGGACCAGTTACCAGGAAGGCGACGTAGTCCACGCCATGATGGAAACCGTCGCAACAGACGAAGTGGCTCGGGTGCTGTCTAAGCCGCCGCGGGAGGAGCAGGAATGA
- a CDS encoding APC family permease, with the protein MLTFFEAVKRVLVGKPFRNDRLRHETLPRKIAMPLFSTSALSSAAYSPDEILLTLALAGVTAVAVSPWVGLAVIVVLLVVIASYRQSVHAYPSGGGDYEIARRNLGNGAGVTVAAALMVDYVLTVAVSVSAAAHYLISLAPALAGTQSALAAGAVVVLVLVNLRGFTRDARVLAVPSYVFMAAILALCVTGIVQRLSGTLGEAPSARFEIIPDPAFESGLVGLAGALLILRAFSSGAAALTGVEAPSANVPSFKAPRARNAASTLLILGVVASLMTAGVIYLANATRVHVVQSPSEQLLLDGDPVGGSYVQNPVISQLARTIFDGGSLPFIVVVAATALILLLAAHGAFNGFPVLASILAKDGYLPRQLRTRGDRLTFSNGIMALGLGAILLIVVFRADVTQLVQLYIVGVFVSFTATQLALIKHWTRELRSTVDRKHRRQMNKSRAINSIGFVLTAAVLVVVLVTKFEFGAWIAVLAMVVLFAVMLSIKKHYDQVARELAIDDAASARALPSRVHAVILVSHVRKPVLRALAFARASRPSRLDAIVVDVDAEETRRTLEDWDRLELPVPITVLASPYRDTIQPIMDYIQSMRRDSPRDLIVVYIPEYVVGKWWEQLVHNQTALRIKTRLHFEPGVMVASVPWQLASSDAARESQDNR; encoded by the coding sequence GTGCTGACTTTCTTCGAGGCCGTCAAGCGGGTGCTGGTGGGCAAACCGTTCCGCAATGATCGGCTCCGGCATGAGACGCTGCCCAGGAAAATCGCCATGCCGCTGTTTTCCACCAGCGCGCTGTCCTCCGCAGCGTACTCGCCGGACGAGATTCTCCTCACCCTCGCGCTGGCGGGGGTCACAGCAGTTGCTGTTTCGCCCTGGGTGGGCCTTGCCGTCATCGTGGTCCTGTTGGTGGTCATTGCGTCCTACCGCCAGTCAGTGCACGCCTATCCCTCAGGCGGCGGCGACTACGAGATCGCGCGACGGAATCTGGGCAACGGGGCCGGCGTGACCGTCGCTGCGGCGCTCATGGTGGACTACGTCCTTACCGTGGCGGTATCGGTCTCTGCCGCCGCGCATTATTTGATCTCATTGGCGCCGGCACTGGCAGGCACGCAAAGCGCGCTGGCGGCTGGCGCCGTCGTCGTTCTGGTGCTGGTGAACCTGCGGGGGTTCACCCGGGACGCCCGCGTGCTTGCCGTCCCGTCCTATGTTTTCATGGCGGCAATCCTCGCGCTCTGCGTTACCGGTATCGTGCAGCGGCTCAGCGGGACGCTGGGGGAGGCGCCGAGCGCCCGCTTCGAGATCATCCCGGACCCGGCGTTCGAGAGCGGGCTGGTAGGACTGGCCGGGGCGCTGCTCATCCTGCGGGCGTTCTCCTCGGGTGCGGCAGCACTGACGGGGGTTGAGGCGCCGAGCGCAAACGTGCCGAGCTTCAAAGCGCCGCGCGCCCGCAACGCAGCGAGCACGCTGCTTATTCTGGGCGTGGTTGCGTCCCTGATGACGGCCGGGGTCATCTACCTGGCGAACGCGACCCGCGTGCACGTGGTGCAGAGTCCGTCGGAGCAGCTGCTCCTTGACGGCGACCCCGTAGGCGGCTCCTACGTCCAGAACCCGGTCATCAGCCAACTTGCACGCACCATTTTCGACGGCGGAAGCCTGCCGTTCATCGTGGTTGTGGCAGCGACTGCCCTCATACTCCTGCTGGCGGCGCACGGCGCGTTCAACGGCTTCCCGGTGCTGGCGTCGATCCTCGCCAAGGACGGCTATCTTCCACGCCAGCTGCGTACCCGCGGTGACCGCCTCACCTTCAGCAACGGCATCATGGCGCTCGGCCTCGGGGCGATCCTGCTGATCGTCGTCTTCCGGGCGGATGTCACCCAGCTGGTGCAGCTGTATATCGTCGGCGTCTTCGTCTCCTTCACCGCAACCCAGCTCGCGCTGATCAAGCACTGGACCCGCGAGCTGCGCAGCACCGTTGACAGGAAGCACCGCCGGCAGATGAACAAGTCCCGGGCCATCAACTCGATCGGATTCGTTCTCACTGCCGCAGTGCTCGTGGTGGTGCTGGTGACCAAGTTCGAGTTCGGAGCCTGGATCGCGGTCCTTGCGATGGTGGTGCTCTTCGCTGTCATGCTCAGCATCAAGAAGCACTATGACCAGGTGGCCCGTGAACTGGCCATCGACGACGCCGCCTCCGCCCGCGCCCTGCCGTCAAGGGTCCACGCCGTCATCCTGGTCTCGCATGTGCGCAAGCCGGTGCTGCGCGCGCTCGCCTTCGCCCGTGCATCCCGCCCCTCCCGGCTCGATGCGATCGTGGTCGATGTCGATGCCGAGGAGACCCGGCGCACGCTCGAGGACTGGGACCGCCTGGAGCTTCCGGTGCCGATAACCGTCCTCGCCTCGCCTTACCGTGACACCATCCAGCCGATCATGGACTACATCCAGTCCATGCGGCGGGACTCGCCACGCGACCTCATTGTCGTCTACATCCCGGAGTACGTCGTCGGTAAATGGTGGGAGCAGCTGGTCCACAACCAGACGGCGTTGCGCATCAAGACCCGGCTGCACTTCGAGCCGGGGGTTATGGTGGCAAGCGTGCCATGGCAGCTGGCATCCTCCGACGCCGCCCGCGAATCCCAGGACAACAGGTGA